AATCGTCAGTATGCTTGTGTCATCGCTTTATCAGATGATAGACGGCGCATTCGTCGGGCAATTATTGGGCTCGGATGCATTTGCAGCCCTAAACCTGGTCATGCCCCTTGTCATCATCAATTTTTCAGTAGCAGACCTGATCGGGGTCGGCTCGGCGGTCCCGATTGCGATTAAATTGGGAGAGAAAGACGAAAAGGCTGCCGGCAATATCTTTTCCAGTGCCTGTCTGATGATTATCGGAGCAGGTATTTTGCTCGGCACCGTACTGTTTGTTTTTGCAGACGATTTTGTGCGGCTAATGGGTGCCGGTGAGGAGCTTGTTTCAATGGCATCCCAGTATCTTCGAGTTTATGCCGCATGCTCGCCTTTCACCACTATCGTATTCGCCGTCGATAACTATCTGCGTATCTGCGGAAAAGTGCGGTACAGTATGATAGTCAACATCCTGATGTCAGTCGGCAGCGCCGCATTTGAATTTTTATTTCTCTTTATATTTAAGTTTGGAATTTGGGGTGCGGCGCTGGCGACATGCTCCGGTATGTTTCTCTGTGCGCTCATTGCAATTATGCCGTTCATCCGCGGTAAATTGCAGCTACGTTTTGCAAAGCCGAAACTCAGCCGGGAAGTGTTTGCAGGCATCCTGGCAAACGGATGCCCCAGCTTTCTCAACAACATCGCCGGCCGCGTTACATCAATCATAATGAATGTCTTTCTGCTTCGTCTCGGCGGTGTCACAGCAGTGTCCGCTTACGGTGTACTGATGTATGCGGACGGTCTCATTCAGCCGATGCTTTACGGCCTCTGCGATTCTCTTCAGCCGGCGGTGGGCTATAACTGGGGTGCCAGGAATTACGACCGTATCGAAGCGATCGAAAAAAGATGCTTTGGAACCTGCGGCGTGCTGTCAATCTTAATGACTGCTGTCATGCTCTTTTCAAAAGCAGATCTGGTCGGTATTTTTATTAAAGCAGAGGATGCGGCAACGATTTCCATGTCGGTTCATGCTCTATCATTGTTTGCGCTTGCGTACCTGACACGCTGGATTTCATTTGCCACACAAAGCTATCTGTCCGCCATAGGCAAGGCGGGGTACGCAACCATAATTTCTGTTTCAACGGCTTTTATTTTCCCTGTAATTTTTCTTTTTGCTCTCGGCGCAATGGGGCTTGACGGGCTTTGGCTCAATCTGCCGCTTACTTCGCTGACAGCCGCAGTCATGTCTGCCGTTATCCTGCTGCGGTTCCAGAAGAAGAATGTTCCAAACGGTTCGTCTGTCACCGCAAAGCAAGATGATTAAGCGGGCATCAAAGCAACCGGCTACAGGCCATTACCCTGTCGCTTTGCTGTGGATTTTGCCACCCATTGAGGCTTTAAAATATGCCGTTGGAAGCTGGTACCTCCATGGAGACAGTTTATTTTTTAATTATACTCCAACGGGAAAGAAAATTCATTCCAAAATAAAAAAGTCCTGAAATTGATATAAAAAATACCCCGCCAAAAGATTTGACAGGGCAAAAAAGCTGTTCAGATTCTGATACGGATTCCGGTAAGCCGCGGTTTCCAACGGGACTATTAAAATCTAATTTCTACGCCGAGGATCTTTGCGGCTGTGATTGCCTGTTCCGGAGAAAAGACTGCTCCCCGCAAATCCTCCGGGCGCGCACCCAGCCCATCGATTTCGCAGCTTGTGAAATCGATATTCGCAAGCGGTGTGCCCGACATCTGAACCTTACGCAAATCGGTCTGTAAAAACTGTATTTTTTCAAGCGACATCCCGCTAAAATCCGCTTCGGAGCAGTTGCATCCATCGAACAAGGCTCGTTTCAACCGCGAAAATCGAAAATTGGCATATTGCAGGACGCTGTGATTGAACTCGGTATCCCTCAGGGTGGCTCCGCTCAAGTCGACACCGATCATCCGGCAATTCAGAAAAGCTACGCGCAGCAGAAACGAATCGCTGAAAACCGCGTTGGATAGATCGCATCCCTCAAACAGGACATCTTCGAGCTCGAGCGAAGGCAGCGCCGCGTCAAACCGCATTCCCTGCAACTTGACTCTCGTCAAACTGACATGCTGCGCTTTCCCCGATAAAACGCCGTGCTCCATCAGGCAGTCTTTATAATCGTCGTCGTCATGCAAAGACCCGATCGGCTTCAAAAGCTGCGGTTCAAGAGGCTGCTTGGGCCGGGCAGCAGAAAAACCGGTTTTCGGATTCCGCCTATTCTCCGCCTTATGGATTTCTTTTCCCATATGGATTCACTCCCCATTTGACGGGTGATGGACAATCAGTCCATCCTGATTTTATATTCCTTCGGCACTTCCTTCTATTTAGGATAATCAGATCAATCATCGTTGTCAAGGATAGATACACAAAGCTCAATCAGCATGGATTACGTTCCGGTTTCAAAGCGGAAAAATCACCCCTGCGCAGCGGATTGGCTCTGTGCGGAGGATGTGCTGATGACGCCCCGGAGCGCCCAGCGGTACTGCTCCTGCGAAGAGAACAGGCCGATTTTCGCCTGATCGAGCGCGGCCTCGGCGCTGTCCAGGTTCATCTGCGCGTTCTCCAGGTCGAGCGCCGAAGCCACCCCCAGCGCGTTCTGCTGCTCTACGGCGGCGAACGCCTTCGCCTTCGCGTCATAAGCAGCCTGCGCGGAAGCGAGCTTTCCCTGTTTTCCCGCCACGTCGCTGTATACCTGCTGGAACGAGGCATGGAACGTATTCAGCACAAGGCTGTAATTCAGCGACGCCGCGCGGAAGTCGTCCACTGTCGAATCCAAGTCGGAATCCTTGTTGTCGTCGGCGATTTCCTTCGCCAGCTTCTTTTCTTTCAGCGTCCAGTTCTCGTCCTGTGCGGTCTGCCGGTCTTTTTCCTCATCCATTTTGGCGGCGAAATCCCCTTCCGGCTCCGGCATGGAAGAGAGCGAAACGTCATAGGCGTCCGAGTACCCGAGAAGCACCCGGAGGTTGTTTTTCACCGCTTCCATCTGGTTGACCAGCGCGGTGAGGTTATCCCCCAATGTGTTTTTCTGCTGCTGGGCGTTGAGCAGGTCGGCCTGCGTGATAAGGCCGAGATCGGCTTTCAGCTGCTCAATTTTCAGCGTGTCGTCCAGCGCCTTTTTCTGCCTGGTGAGCTGCCTGCGCTCGGCGTCCAGAGAATGGAACGTCACATAAAGCTTCTGCGCCGCCACGACGATCTGGTCCGCGGCTTCGTCCATCTGCAGCTCTGTCTGATCGATGGTATCGTCGCTGATGTCAAGCTGATCCTCCTGCCCTTTCAGGATCGAGCAGATGGCGTTGAGCGACGCGATGCTGCCATTCAGAGCGTCTTTCAGGGCTTTCTGATCCGGCGAACCGGCAATGGACTGATAGGTGAGCTGCAGCTGGCTGCTCAGATCCTGAAGCTGCTTCCGGCCGGCGGCGATCTCGTCCTGTTTTTTCTCGGCCGCGTCGTTGCCTTTCAGGCTGTCCAGCGTCTTGCCGTTCGCGCGGATGGTCTGGTTGCTCGAGCGCACGATAGATTCGATGTCCGCGTAGCTTACCTTCACGGCCTGGGGAGCGGTGGTGACCGCGGCGGATGCGGCGAACGCGGGGGCCGGGATTGCACCCAGCAGAAGGACCGAGAGCAGCCCGGCGGCGATTTTTCGGATTTTCATCAGAATTCCTCCTTTAAAGTTTTTATGACGGCGGATTCCACTTAAGATTGCAAGCCCGATCTATTCCCACATGCT
This window of the Ruminococcaceae bacterium BL-6 genome carries:
- a CDS encoding conserved protein of unknown function (Evidence 4 : Unknown function but conserved in other organisms); its protein translation is MGKEIHKAENRRNPKTGFSAARPKQPLEPQLLKPIGSLHDDDDYKDCLMEHGVLSGKAQHVSLTRVKLQGMRFDAALPSLELEDVLFEGCDLSNAVFSDSFLLRVAFLNCRMIGVDLSGATLRDTEFNHSVLQYANFRFSRLKRALFDGCNCSEADFSGMSLEKIQFLQTDLRKVQMSGTPLANIDFTSCEIDGLGARPEDLRGAVFSPEQAITAAKILGVEIRF
- a CDS encoding conserved exported protein of unknown function (Evidence 4 : Unknown function but conserved in other organisms) gives rise to the protein MKIRKIAAGLLSVLLLGAIPAPAFAASAAVTTAPQAVKVSYADIESIVRSSNQTIRANGKTLDSLKGNDAAEKKQDEIAAGRKQLQDLSSQLQLTYQSIAGSPDQKALKDALNGSIASLNAICSILKGQEDQLDISDDTIDQTELQMDEAADQIVVAAQKLYVTFHSLDAERRQLTRQKKALDDTLKIEQLKADLGLITQADLLNAQQQKNTLGDNLTALVNQMEAVKNNLRVLLGYSDAYDVSLSSMPEPEGDFAAKMDEEKDRQTAQDENWTLKEKKLAKEIADDNKDSDLDSTVDDFRAASLNYSLVLNTFHASFQQVYSDVAGKQGKLASAQAAYDAKAKAFAAVEQQNALGVASALDLENAQMNLDSAEAALDQAKIGLFSSQEQYRWALRGVISTSSAQSQSAAQG
- a CDS encoding Multi antimicrobial extrusion protein (Na(+)/drug antiporter), MATE family of MDR efflux pumps, producing the protein MDYKTLYEKTPPTKLFAIVTIPGIVSMLVSSLYQMIDGAFVGQLLGSDAFAALNLVMPLVIINFSVADLIGVGSAVPIAIKLGEKDEKAAGNIFSSACLMIIGAGILLGTVLFVFADDFVRLMGAGEELVSMASQYLRVYAACSPFTTIVFAVDNYLRICGKVRYSMIVNILMSVGSAAFEFLFLFIFKFGIWGAALATCSGMFLCALIAIMPFIRGKLQLRFAKPKLSREVFAGILANGCPSFLNNIAGRVTSIIMNVFLLRLGGVTAVSAYGVLMYADGLIQPMLYGLCDSLQPAVGYNWGARNYDRIEAIEKRCFGTCGVLSILMTAVMLFSKADLVGIFIKAEDAATISMSVHALSLFALAYLTRWISFATQSYLSAIGKAGYATIISVSTAFIFPVIFLFALGAMGLDGLWLNLPLTSLTAAVMSAVILLRFQKKNVPNGSSVTAKQDD